ACTTCCACCCGTGGCCGGTCCGCCGCTCCGACGTGGACCACCCGGACGAACTGCGCATCGACGGCGACCCGCCGGACCGGGCCGGGTTCGCCGACGCCGTCGAGGTCGCGCAGGTGGTCCGCGAGGTGCTGGCGGACGCGGGGTTGACGGGCCACCCGAAGACCTCCGGCGGCCGCGGGGTGCACGTGCTGGTGCGGATCCGGCCGGAGTGGGACTTCGTCGAGGTCCGCCACGCGGTGATCGCGCTGGGCCGCGAGGTCGAGCGCCGGATCCCGGGCAAGGCGACGATCGCGTGGTGGAAGGAGGAGCGCGGCGGCCGGGTGTTCCTGGACTACAACCAGGCGGCGCGCGACCGGACGGTGGCGTCCAGCTGGTCGGTCCGCGGCACCCCGCGGGCGACGGTGTCGACGCCCCTGACGTGGGACCTGCTGCCCCAGGTCGACGCGGACGACTTCGACGTGCTGACGATCCCGGCGTTCCTGGCCGAGCACGGCGACCTGCACGCGGCGATGGACGCCGAGGCGTTCGGCCTGGAGAAGGCGCTGGAGTGGTACGAGCGGGACCTGCGCGACCACGGGCTGGGGGACATGCCGTACCCGCCGGACTACCCGAAGATGCCGGGGGAGCCCAAGCGGGTCCAGCCCAGCAAGGCGCGGCCGGAGGCGTGACCCGCCGGACCGGTGTCACTCAGTGGCACCGGAATCCTCTCGATCGATACCGGATGTAATCGAACCCACAACCGTGCCGTGGGCCACTTCCGGGTCCGAAACCCGTCAAAGGCTTAATCGAAACCTCACGGCGGAAAACGCGGAGTGATCGCGCCACTGCCCGCTGTCGCCTTTCGGGTCACAAATGTCGCACGGCCGCGCTGGTGGTCTCGACCACCGGCTCCGACGGCGTAACGTGCGGTTCCGGATCGACGACTCTCCGGGGACATGTCCTGGGGCGAGTTCGAGGGAGGCCCTCAGTGGACGACCTGATCGCTTTCCTCGCCGCGCGCGTGGGCGCGCGGCAGGCGATGATCATGCAGGCCGTCAGCAAGGCCAAGGCCGGTGACGCGATGAACCGCGGCGAGACGAAGGTCGCCGTGGAGCAGAAGATCCGCGGGCTGACCGACCTCGACCTGGACGCGGTCAACCAGATGATCAACGAGATCGAGGCGACCCGGCGGATCCTGCTCGCGCACCGCACCACGGTGTCGGAGAAGGTGCCCGGCTTTCCGCTCTACGGCAGCGAATACTGGTGTGAGACCTGCCACGTGCCCGCCGACGAGGCCGGCTCCAACTGGTGTCTCACGCTGCGCCTGCTGGCCCTGCCCTACGCCGACCACCCGGACTACAGCGAGCGCTGGCGCCCCTGACGGGAATCCCGTCCGGCGCCGGGCGTTGCACCCGGGGTGAGGATCTCCGTTCTCGACCGCTCGCCGGTGCGGCGTGACGGCGGGACCGCGCGGGCGCTGAGGGACACCGTCGCGTTCGCCGCCGACGTCGAACGCCTGGGCTACCACCGGTTCTGGGTGTCCGAGCACCACGGCGTGCCCGGGGTCGCCGGGTCCGCGCCGACCGTGCTGGCCGCCGCCGTCGCGGCCGCGACGAGCCGGATCCGCGTCGGCACCGGCGGCGTCATGCTGCCGAACCACCGGCCGCTGGTCGTCGCGGAGCAGTTCGGCGTCCTCGAAGCGCTGTACCCCGGCCGGATCGACATGGGGCTGGGCCGGTCGGTCGGCTTCACCGCCGGCGTCCGCGAGGCGCTGGGCCACGGCAAGGAAGCCGCCGACGACTTCGGTGCGCAGGTCCGGGAGCTGCTCGGGTTCTTCACCGGCGCACACGGGCACCCCGGTGTCCACGCCTATCCCGCCGAGGGCCTGCGCGTGCCGCCGTTCCTGCTGGCCACCGGGTCCGGGGCCGACCTCGCCGCGGAGCTCGGGCTGCCGCTGGTCATCGCGCCCGTCCGCGGCGAACGGGCCCTGGCCGAAGCCGTGACGCGCTACCGCGACGGCTTCCGGCCGTCCGGGTGGGCGCCGGAGCCGTACGTCGTGGTGTCGTCGGCGATCGCCGTCGCGGACTCGGCCGCGGACGCGCGCCGCCTGCTCGTCTCGGAGGCGTGGGCGACGGTGTATTCGCGCTCCCACGGCGTCTTCCCGCCGCTGTCCCCGCCCGCGGAGGTCCTGGCCCTGCCGATGGCCGACCGCGAGCGCAGGCGGCTGGAGGAAACCCTGGCCGTCCAGATTTCGGGCACTCCCGCCGAAGTGGCGGACCGCCTGGGGGCCCTCGTCGCGGCCACGGGTGCCGACGAAGTCCTCGCCACGACGGCCGCCTACGACCAATCCGCGCGGCTCGATTCTTTCACCGCGCTGGCCGAACTCACGGAGCTTCACACGCCCATTTCGTGAGTGGATCTCGAATTGCACTGGTATCACGTCGAAACATTACCAATGGCTTTCCGCTATGGTTTTCCCGTGACTGCCGGGTCGGCCTCGAGCCGTGAGCAGACGGGGTACCCGGCTGCGCCGTGATCTCCGGGCGGGCCCGTGGCCCGCCGCCTCCCGCACGTCTTCCGTCATCGGAACGTGCGCGGGAAGGAGGTGAATCGCATGTCCCAGTGGCAAGCGTTCGTCGCGGCCCACGCCGAGGGCGGGGTGCTCGACGGTGTCGTGGCGCGGGTGCTGCCGTTCGGCGCGTTCGTCGAGGTCGCCCCCGGTGTCCAGGGCCTGCTCGTGACCGATCGTGCTCCCGGGCAGGGCAGCCGGGTGACGGTCCGCATCGACAGCATCGACGGGGAACGCCGGCGGTTCAGCCTGGTGCAGGCGTGAGGTGAGCCGGTCGAGGCAGGGCGCCCTGCCTCGACCGGCTCAGCCGAGCACGAAGGGCAGCCGCATGGCCAGGTCGCCCAGCTCCGCCGCCTCGGTCTCCGTCGGTGAGCGACGGCCCGTCGCCACCCGCAGCACGTCCTCGTCCGGGAACGACGCCGGGAACGCCGTCCCGGCGATCTCCTCCAGCATCTCCCGCGTCCGCGCCAGGCCCGCGGCAGGCGGTCCCGAAGCGGAAGGCACGTGCGCCACCAGGTCGAGGTGGTGCAGCGTCCACTCCAGCACGTACGCCGCCAGGTAGTCGCCCGCGGTGAGGACCATGTCCTGCGTCCGCACCCGCGTCCCGGGGTCCGCCAGGCCGGCCGCGCGGCCCGCCGCGGCGCCCACGTCGTCGAGGTGGAACTTCAGCAGCGCCGGGTCCTCGTACGCCGCCGCCAGGCGGACGATCAGCGCGTCCAGCGGGTCGTCGCCGGACGGCAGCGTGTCCGCCACCGCCCAGTACGTCACGGCGTCGTGCGTCGAAGCCGTGGAAGCCGGCGTCACCAGCGTGATCAGGACGTCCTGCGCGTCGATCACCAGGTGGCACACCAGGTCCCGGACCAGCCACCCCCGGCAGCCGGACGGCTTCGCGAAGTCTTCGTCGGGAAGGGCGGCGACCGCGGCGCGCAACTCCGCCCACGTGCGCGAGAAGAGATCCACGCCGGCGAAGCTAGCAGGGTCTACAGCCGCAGCTGCAGCTGAGTGAGGATCCGCTGCGCGGGGTCGGCGAAGTCCACTCCGGACACTTCGGCCGCGCGCCGGACGCGGTAGCGAACGGTGTTGGGGTGGATGTTCAGGACTCGGGCCGCCGCCCGGACGTCGCCGAAAGCGTCGAGCCAGGCCAGGACCGCCGGGACCAGGATCCCGCCGTGCTCGGTGTCGTGCTCCACCAGCGTCGTCAGCCGCGGGTCGCGGATGCGGGGCTGCCCGCCCAGGTAGGCCAGCACCTCCGACAGCAGCACTTCGGCGCGGACGTCGGCCAGCGACGCGACGTCGGCCGGCCAGTGCCCGCGCGCCATCGCCGCCAGGACGCGGTCGGCGTCGCCGCGGGACGCGGCCGCGTCCGACAGGCGAGGCACCACGCCGCCGAGCGCCGCCCGCACCGGGACGTCCAGGTGCCGCCGCGCGGTGCCGACGATCTCCCTGGCCAGCGCCAGCACCGCCGCGTCGGAGTGCTCGGGCAGGTCCGGCAGGAGCGCGTAGACGCGCCCGCCGACCACGCTCACCAGGGCACTGCGCCGGTAGGCCGCGGTGTGGACGGCGATCAGGTGCACCAGTTCGGCGCGGCGCAGCTGCCGGTTGTCCGAGCGCTCCAAGGAAAACGCCAGCACCTGCGCCGGCCGGGCCGGGTCCGCGCCGATGTCGTCGGCGACGGACTCCGCGTCCAGCCGCCCTTCCAGCAGGCTCGCGAGCAGGTCTTCGCGGAGCCGCAGCTCCGGGCTGGGCAGCGTCCGGGCGCGGATCAGCTGCGGTGCGAGAGCGCGGCTCGCGCCGAGCAGGGCCGTCTCGGCGCGTTCGGTGAGCGGCTGGGCGCCCTCCTGGACCCAGATCGTGCCGAGCGGCTGCTTGCCCGCGTGGATGCCCGCCGCGATCCGCCGCCGGATGCCCAGCTCGGGCCGCTCGTCGATCCGCACGATCCCCTCGCCGGCGCGAAGCCGCTGGTAGACGCCCCATTCGCGCAGCATCGCGAGGTAGCGTTCCGGGCCTTCGCGGCCGAGGATCGACAGCCGCCGCAGCTCGTCGACCTCGTCGCCCGCCCGCGAATACGCGAGCACGCGGTTCGCCGTGTCCTCGATGCTGACCAGGCCGCCGGTGAGCGTCGCGATCGTCTGGGCCAGGGCGAACAGGTCGCCGAGCACCTCGCCGCTGGCCGCCTCACCCCCCGCGCGGGCCGCCTCGACGACCCCGCGGGCCAGGGACTCCACCTGCTCCCAGCGCGCCTCGACGCCGACGGTGAGCAGCGCGACGCCCGCGTCGGCGGCGACCTCGGCGTCCGTCGCGCCCTTGACCGCCACCGCGGCCGCGCCCCCGCGCCCGGCCGCGCGGATGGCGGGCGCCGCCGCCCGGCCGCGCGCGCCGATCACCAGCACCAGGTCGCCCGGCCCGGCTTCCAGGGGGTCTTCGGGGTCGAGGATCACGACGTCGTCGACCGGGACGCCGAGGCCGTGCGGGGCCACGACGACCTCGACGAGCGGCTCGCCGAGCGTCGCCAGCACGTGCCGGAGGGAGGTCACGCCGGAGTTATTCGATCAGCCAAGATCATACGAGCGATTTTAGCCGGTTGGACAAGCCGCTGGCGGGTGTCCGGAGTTACCGTTCGGGGCATCTACCGAGCAAGAGCCAGCAGAGGAGCCGCCGTGGACGCCGTGACCCGGACCCCCGCCCCGAAGAACGAGCCGGTGCTGACGTATGCGCCGGGCAGCGCTGAGCGCGCGGAACTCGAGGGTGCGCTCAAGCGGCTGGGCCAGGCGGAACCCGTCGACCTCACGGTCACCGTCGGGGGCGAGCAGCGCCCCGGCGGCGGCGAGAAGATCGACGTCGTCCAGCCGCACAACCACCGCCACGTGCTGGGCACCATCCACAGCGCCACGCAGCAGGACGCGACCGACGCCATCGCCGCGGCGGCGAAGGCCGCGCCGGAGTGGCGCGCGCTGTCCTACGACGACCGCGCCGCCATCCTGCTGCGCGCTGCCGACCTGCTGACCGGCCCGTGGCGCGCGACCCTCAACGCCGCCACCATGCTCGGCCAGTCCAAGACCGCGACCCAGGCCGAGATCGACTCCGCCTGCGAGCTCGCCGACTTCTGGCGCTTCAACGTCGAGTTCGGCCGCCGCGTCCTCACCGAGCAGCCGATCAGCTCGCCCGGCGTGTGGAACCGGCTGGAGCACCGGCCGCTGGAAGGCTTCGTCTACGCGATCACGCCCTTCAACTTCACCGCGATCGCCGGCAACCTGCCGACCGCGCCCGCGCTGATGGGCAACACCGTGCTGTGGAAGCCGTCGCCGACGCAGTCGTTCGCCGCGCACCTCACCATGCGGCTGCTCGAAGAGGCGGGCCTGCCGCCGGGCGTCATCAACCTGCTGCCGGGCGACGGCAAGGCCGTCTCCGAGGTCGCCCTGACCCACCGCGACCTGGCCGGCATCCACTTCACCGGCTCGACCGCGACGTTCCAGCACCTCTGGGGCACGGTCGGCGCGAACATCGCCGGGTACCGCTCCTACCCGCGGCTGGTCGGCGAGACCGGCGGCAAGGACTTC
This genomic window from Amycolatopsis mongoliensis contains:
- a CDS encoding DNA polymerase domain-containing protein; translated protein: MPKHGDPIEYEVGGRTVRVSSPDKVYFPQRGITKRQVVEHYITVGGPLLRAIGERPTTLKRYVDGVEGEWFYAKRVPKGAPDWVETAEITFPSGRKAAEVCPTEPAVFAWAANLGTFDFHPWPVRRSDVDHPDELRIDGDPPDRAGFADAVEVAQVVREVLADAGLTGHPKTSGGRGVHVLVRIRPEWDFVEVRHAVIALGREVERRIPGKATIAWWKEERGGRVFLDYNQAARDRTVASSWSVRGTPRATVSTPLTWDLLPQVDADDFDVLTIPAFLAEHGDLHAAMDAEAFGLEKALEWYERDLRDHGLGDMPYPPDYPKMPGEPKRVQPSKARPEA
- a CDS encoding DUF6221 family protein; this translates as MDDLIAFLAARVGARQAMIMQAVSKAKAGDAMNRGETKVAVEQKIRGLTDLDLDAVNQMINEIEATRRILLAHRTTVSEKVPGFPLYGSEYWCETCHVPADEAGSNWCLTLRLLALPYADHPDYSERWRP
- a CDS encoding LLM class flavin-dependent oxidoreductase; protein product: MRISVLDRSPVRRDGGTARALRDTVAFAADVERLGYHRFWVSEHHGVPGVAGSAPTVLAAAVAAATSRIRVGTGGVMLPNHRPLVVAEQFGVLEALYPGRIDMGLGRSVGFTAGVREALGHGKEAADDFGAQVRELLGFFTGAHGHPGVHAYPAEGLRVPPFLLATGSGADLAAELGLPLVIAPVRGERALAEAVTRYRDGFRPSGWAPEPYVVVSSAIAVADSAADARRLLVSEAWATVYSRSHGVFPPLSPPAEVLALPMADRERRRLEETLAVQISGTPAEVADRLGALVAATGADEVLATTAAYDQSARLDSFTALAELTELHTPIS
- a CDS encoding maleylpyruvate isomerase N-terminal domain-containing protein, with the translated sequence MDLFSRTWAELRAAVAALPDEDFAKPSGCRGWLVRDLVCHLVIDAQDVLITLVTPASTASTHDAVTYWAVADTLPSGDDPLDALIVRLAAAYEDPALLKFHLDDVGAAAGRAAGLADPGTRVRTQDMVLTAGDYLAAYVLEWTLHHLDLVAHVPSASGPPAAGLARTREMLEEIAGTAFPASFPDEDVLRVATGRRSPTETEAAELGDLAMRLPFVLG
- a CDS encoding PucR family transcriptional regulator, translated to MTSLRHVLATLGEPLVEVVVAPHGLGVPVDDVVILDPEDPLEAGPGDLVLVIGARGRAAAPAIRAAGRGGAAAVAVKGATDAEVAADAGVALLTVGVEARWEQVESLARGVVEAARAGGEAASGEVLGDLFALAQTIATLTGGLVSIEDTANRVLAYSRAGDEVDELRRLSILGREGPERYLAMLREWGVYQRLRAGEGIVRIDERPELGIRRRIAAGIHAGKQPLGTIWVQEGAQPLTERAETALLGASRALAPQLIRARTLPSPELRLREDLLASLLEGRLDAESVADDIGADPARPAQVLAFSLERSDNRQLRRAELVHLIAVHTAAYRRSALVSVVGGRVYALLPDLPEHSDAAVLALAREIVGTARRHLDVPVRAALGGVVPRLSDAAASRGDADRVLAAMARGHWPADVASLADVRAEVLLSEVLAYLGGQPRIRDPRLTTLVEHDTEHGGILVPAVLAWLDAFGDVRAAARVLNIHPNTVRYRVRRAAEVSGVDFADPAQRILTQLQLRL
- the pruA gene encoding L-glutamate gamma-semialdehyde dehydrogenase, which translates into the protein MDAVTRTPAPKNEPVLTYAPGSAERAELEGALKRLGQAEPVDLTVTVGGEQRPGGGEKIDVVQPHNHRHVLGTIHSATQQDATDAIAAAAKAAPEWRALSYDDRAAILLRAADLLTGPWRATLNAATMLGQSKTATQAEIDSACELADFWRFNVEFGRRVLTEQPISSPGVWNRLEHRPLEGFVYAITPFNFTAIAGNLPTAPALMGNTVLWKPSPTQSFAAHLTMRLLEEAGLPPGVINLLPGDGKAVSEVALTHRDLAGIHFTGSTATFQHLWGTVGANIAGYRSYPRLVGETGGKDFVLAHPSADVDVLRTALVRGAFEYQGQKCSAASRAYIPRSVWNRVKDGLVAETEALSYGDVTDLSHFGGAVIDRRAFTKHTDLFDRVRGDASVEVLTGGTADDTDGFFVQPTILVSDNPKHEIFSTEYFGPILSVHVYEDGDFDAVLKLVDETAAYALTGAIIANDRAAVAKASEALRFAAGNFYVNDKPTGAVVGQQPFGGARASGTNDKAGSIFNLQRWTSPRSIKETFVPPTSVRYPHQG